The following proteins are encoded in a genomic region of [Eubacterium] hominis:
- a CDS encoding ABC transporter permease translates to MSHLKLYWKLVKSCRKPLMIYFSIFITVFFIYASFLGDSKQTTIFQEVEPDIVWVDHDQSEASNALKSYMQDIAEIKDVGDTKKDHEDALFYGFVSFIVEVPKGFEDNLLAGKDTNIACTSRPDEVNASMLEMKIESYLSTMHIYHESDPALKVSQLNEKARQSVDTKLDISMRSNEELNISQTLRSGFFNYASYIFMALTMLSVGLIMTTIFKSNLQKRDLVSPISSNKRNFSLFVANILFGSALWAVFMVVIMFLPNSDMWTLQGFFYGLNLYIYGMLCVSVGFLFSCLLSNKAHVGQALNGLTNIVSLGSAFLGGAFVPQSLISESILTISHFIPTYWYVKTNDTLANLNDFNGQQFYDILSYMGIEVLFLIACFMIALLIMRNRKTQEAFISAGEQA, encoded by the coding sequence ATGAGTCATTTAAAATTATATTGGAAACTGGTAAAATCTTGTAGAAAGCCTTTGATGATTTATTTTTCTATCTTTATTACTGTATTTTTCATCTATGCAAGTTTTCTGGGAGATAGTAAACAAACAACGATATTTCAGGAAGTTGAGCCGGATATCGTATGGGTAGATCATGATCAAAGTGAAGCCAGCAATGCTTTAAAGAGCTATATGCAGGATATCGCAGAAATCAAAGATGTAGGTGATACAAAAAAAGATCATGAAGATGCTTTGTTTTATGGCTTTGTGTCTTTTATCGTAGAAGTACCGAAAGGTTTTGAAGATAATTTATTAGCAGGTAAAGATACCAATATCGCTTGTACATCCAGACCAGATGAAGTAAATGCAAGCATGCTGGAAATGAAAATAGAATCCTATCTATCCACCATGCACATCTATCATGAAAGTGATCCTGCTTTAAAAGTATCACAACTAAATGAAAAAGCCAGACAAAGTGTGGATACCAAGTTAGATATCTCCATGCGTTCTAATGAAGAATTGAATATATCTCAAACACTTCGCAGCGGCTTCTTTAATTATGCATCCTATATCTTTATGGCTTTAACCATGTTGAGTGTTGGTCTGATTATGACAACAATCTTTAAATCAAATCTTCAAAAAAGAGATCTGGTATCACCCATCAGCAGCAACAAGCGAAACTTCTCATTATTTGTTGCGAACATCTTATTTGGCAGTGCACTATGGGCAGTCTTTATGGTTGTGATCATGTTTCTGCCAAATAGTGATATGTGGACTTTACAAGGGTTCTTTTATGGATTGAATCTGTATATCTATGGTATGCTATGTGTCAGCGTTGGTTTCTTGTTCAGCTGTTTGTTGTCAAATAAAGCACATGTTGGACAGGCATTAAATGGACTTACCAATATCGTATCTTTAGGCAGTGCATTCTTAGGTGGGGCGTTTGTGCCACAATCGTTGATTAGTGAGTCCATATTGACGATTTCACATTTTATCCCGACCTACTGGTATGTAAAAACAAATGATACCTTGGCAAACTTAAACGATTTTAATGGACAACAGTTTTATGATATATTATCCTATATGGGAATAGAAGTATTATTCTTAATCGCATGCTTTATGATTGCATTATTGATCATGCGAAATCGTAAAACCCAGGAAGCATTTATCAGTGCAGGAGAACAGGCATAA
- a CDS encoding glycoside hydrolase family 1 protein, with protein MYFKESNGFPETFLWGSASAAYQIEGAASEDGKGVSNWDQFVRIPGKTFKATTGDLAVDHYHRFKEDIALMAEAGLKTYRFSIAWTRIIPDGNGEVNEKGLAFYDAIIDECIKYGIEPMVTVYHWDMPQALQDQYGGWENRQIVKDYVRYATTLFEHFGDRVHYWITMNEQNVFTSLGWLTGMHPPGKVMDQKMFYQVNHHANMAHAYSVLELKKRYPDAHVGASFAYTPGYAWDCKPINAMAKADYDDLQNYFWMDVYAYGRYPKAAIRYLESNGIHIQMEAEDQKIMKQAAALIDFMGVNYYQTAAIEYNPIDGVGMSTEVNTTGKKGTAKEEGIPGLYKKPSNPYLEKTDWDWTIDPMGIRMCCRDITSRYDLPIVISENGLGAFDKLEEDNVIHDPYRIAFLEAHLKELKKAIDDGCDVWAYCTWSFTDLLSWLNGYQKRYGFVYVDREEDDTTAKLNRYKKDSFYWYQNVIKTNGKDL; from the coding sequence ATGTATTTTAAAGAAAGTAATGGTTTTCCTGAAACCTTCTTATGGGGCAGTGCAAGTGCTGCTTATCAGATAGAAGGGGCCGCAAGTGAAGATGGAAAAGGTGTCAGTAACTGGGATCAATTTGTAAGGATTCCAGGCAAAACCTTTAAGGCTACCACCGGTGATCTTGCGGTAGATCATTATCATCGTTTTAAAGAAGATATTGCCTTAATGGCAGAAGCAGGCTTAAAGACCTATCGTTTCTCCATCGCATGGACAAGAATCATACCTGATGGAAATGGAGAAGTGAATGAAAAAGGCTTGGCATTTTATGATGCCATCATTGATGAATGTATCAAATATGGTATTGAACCAATGGTTACTGTATATCATTGGGATATGCCACAGGCATTACAGGATCAATATGGGGGATGGGAAAATCGTCAGATTGTAAAAGATTACGTTCGTTATGCAACAACCCTGTTTGAGCACTTTGGAGATCGTGTACACTACTGGATCACGATGAATGAACAAAACGTATTTACATCCTTAGGCTGGTTAACAGGTATGCATCCTCCTGGAAAAGTCATGGACCAGAAGATGTTTTATCAGGTAAACCACCATGCGAATATGGCACATGCATACAGTGTACTAGAATTAAAGAAACGCTATCCAGATGCACATGTAGGCGCAAGCTTTGCGTATACACCAGGCTATGCATGGGATTGTAAACCAATTAACGCAATGGCAAAAGCAGATTATGATGATTTACAGAACTATTTCTGGATGGATGTGTATGCATATGGCCGTTATCCAAAAGCAGCCATTCGTTATTTAGAAAGTAATGGTATCCATATCCAAATGGAAGCTGAGGATCAAAAAATCATGAAGCAGGCCGCAGCACTGATCGATTTTATGGGAGTAAACTATTATCAAACAGCAGCTATAGAATATAACCCAATCGATGGTGTTGGTATGAGTACCGAAGTCAACACGACAGGAAAAAAGGGAACTGCCAAAGAAGAAGGCATTCCTGGATTATACAAGAAACCATCTAACCCATATCTGGAGAAAACAGATTGGGACTGGACAATTGATCCAATGGGTATTCGTATGTGTTGTCGAGATATCACATCACGTTATGATTTACCAATCGTCATCAGTGAGAATGGATTAGGTGCTTTTGATAAATTAGAAGAAGACAATGTCATCCATGATCCATATCGTATTGCATTCTTAGAAGCACATCTAAAAGAATTAAAGAAAGCAATTGATGATGGCTGTGATGTATGGGCATATTGCACATGGTCATTTACAGACTTGTTGAGCTGGTTAAACGGATATCAAAAACGTTATGGCTTTGTCTATGTTGATCGTGAAGAAGATGATACAACCGCTAAATTGAACCGCTATAAGAAAGACAGCTTCTATTGGTATCAAAATGTCATAAAAACCAATGGGAAAGATTTATAA
- a CDS encoding sugar transferase — protein sequence MKDSTVQYEQDGCLEMTKTKENIKSRYGYFFIKRIFDFISALSLFIIISPIFLIIAIAIKVDSKGPVFFKHMRVGKNRKPLPTYKFRTMVTNAEELLKTLTPEQKKEYEENFKLENDPRITKIGKILRKTSLDELPQLLNIIIGNMSVVGPRPVVQKELEKFGDQVDKLLSVTPGLTGYWQANGRSNTTYEERVAMELYYVDHCSIWLDIKIIFQTIGAVIRKEGAK from the coding sequence ATGAAGGATTCAACTGTTCAATATGAACAGGATGGTTGTTTGGAAATGACTAAAACAAAAGAGAACATAAAAAGTAGATACGGTTATTTTTTTATCAAAAGAATATTTGATTTCATAAGTGCGTTATCACTATTTATTATAATTTCGCCAATATTTTTAATTATAGCGATAGCAATTAAGGTAGACTCAAAAGGGCCAGTATTCTTTAAACATATGCGTGTAGGAAAAAATAGAAAACCATTGCCAACTTATAAATTTCGTACAATGGTAACCAATGCTGAAGAATTGCTGAAAACATTAACTCCTGAACAGAAAAAAGAGTATGAAGAAAATTTCAAATTAGAAAATGATCCAAGAATAACCAAAATAGGAAAAATTCTTAGAAAAACAAGTCTGGATGAGTTACCACAATTATTAAATATTATTATAGGGAATATGAGTGTTGTTGGACCAAGACCAGTTGTTCAAAAAGAACTAGAAAAATTTGGAGATCAGGTTGATAAACTATTAAGTGTAACACCAGGATTAACCGGTTATTGGCAAGCAAATGGACGTAGTAATACGACTTATGAAGAAAGAGTTGCCATGGAATTATATTATGTAGATCATTGTTCTATTTGGTTAGATATTAAAATCATATTTCAAACAATAGGTGCAGTAATTCGTAAAGAAGGGGCTAAATAA
- the loaP gene encoding antiterminator LoaP: MSEINWYVLFVMGGKEQQLCDFLNQEDNWYAFYPKIELVRRKNSVDHIIEKPLFPSYIFVESNQKHQDFQTKLRELKTRKTGIVKELNYKDEIPALYEEEKKYLKGLLDEKHTLKKSVGFIENDHVIITEGPLKGYESHISKIDRHKRKAVLEVEMLHKKIDVTIPLEIIKRTE, translated from the coding sequence ATGTCTGAAATAAACTGGTATGTATTGTTTGTGATGGGTGGTAAGGAACAACAGCTATGTGACTTCTTGAATCAAGAAGATAACTGGTATGCCTTTTATCCTAAGATAGAGTTAGTCAGACGAAAGAACAGTGTAGACCACATCATAGAGAAACCATTATTTCCAAGTTATATCTTTGTGGAGAGCAATCAAAAACATCAAGACTTTCAAACGAAGCTAAGAGAACTCAAAACAAGAAAAACAGGCATTGTAAAAGAATTAAATTATAAAGATGAGATACCAGCATTATATGAAGAAGAAAAGAAGTATTTAAAAGGTCTGTTGGATGAAAAACATACATTAAAGAAATCTGTAGGATTTATAGAAAATGACCATGTGATCATTACAGAAGGACCATTGAAAGGTTATGAAAGTCATATCAGTAAGATAGACCGCCATAAGCGAAAAGCAGTATTAGAGGTAGAGATGTTACATAAGAAGATAGATGTAACGATACCACTAGAAATCATAAAACGAACTGAATAA
- a CDS encoding capsular biosynthesis protein — MEEINKTNDEIEIDISALMKLLKKNIKMIVICTVLGAVIAFLMTNFFMTKKYASTARIYLVPKVTEQGVVDSTALNSNSKMVNNYMSLMQGETILSKVADELNIENVEEVKNSLSITNVNETEIIDVKATTDDPKKSQAIVSKTVDIFFKEMQEKLDIKNMTISDQPKVNDVPVSPSKKMNTAIGAMAGLLLSCGYVFLQYLFDKRLKNKAEAESFLGVPVLGEIPWFED; from the coding sequence ATGGAAGAAATAAATAAAACAAATGATGAAATAGAAATTGATATTAGTGCTTTAATGAAGCTTTTAAAGAAGAATATAAAGATGATTGTAATCTGTACAGTATTGGGTGCAGTCATTGCGTTTCTTATGACGAATTTCTTTATGACGAAGAAATATGCAAGTACAGCAAGGATCTATCTAGTACCAAAAGTTACAGAACAAGGCGTTGTTGATAGTACAGCATTGAATAGTAATTCAAAGATGGTCAATAACTATATGTCTTTGATGCAGGGTGAAACAATTCTATCAAAGGTTGCGGATGAATTGAATATTGAGAATGTAGAAGAAGTGAAAAATTCACTATCTATTACAAATGTTAATGAAACAGAAATTATAGATGTAAAAGCAACAACCGATGATCCTAAGAAATCACAGGCAATTGTAAGCAAAACAGTGGATATCTTCTTTAAGGAAATGCAGGAAAAACTGGATATCAAAAATATGACGATATCTGATCAACCAAAAGTCAATGATGTACCTGTATCACCTAGCAAGAAGATGAATACAGCAATTGGTGCAATGGCTGGTCTATTACTTTCATGTGGATATGTATTCTTACAATATCTATTTGATAAGCGTTTGAAAAATAAAGCAGAAGCAGAAAGCTTCTTAGGTGTACCAGTATTAGGAGAAATTCCTTGGTTTGAGGATTAA
- a CDS encoding capsular biosynthesis protein, giving the protein MGFIDIHNHIAWEIDDGMPSKEDAIIALQQAKKDGITSIISTPHFVPGTHDVSNIDIINDRIEELKELAKTYGVEIYSGSEVFLNHEYLDMIDSKAFNTLASSKYLLVEFDVRRNMNHNDYAEDYLYELKVRGYRPIIAHVERYFPKGIDLDRVQSWIELGCYIQVNRTSLLGTHGDICRKNAEKLLKEGMVHVIASDTHRSEGHRIAKLSDIYSLIEKEYGKENAILLLQENPAHIIQNETLEEMEVIKKRSIFDRLRKKGR; this is encoded by the coding sequence ATGGGATTTATTGATATACACAATCACATTGCATGGGAGATCGATGATGGAATGCCTTCAAAAGAAGATGCCATCATTGCATTACAACAGGCGAAGAAAGATGGTATAACATCAATCATATCTACACCACATTTTGTGCCAGGAACACATGATGTATCCAATATAGATATCATCAATGATCGAATAGAAGAGCTAAAAGAATTGGCGAAAACATATGGAGTAGAAATATATAGTGGTTCAGAAGTATTTCTGAACCATGAGTATTTAGATATGATCGATAGTAAAGCATTTAATACATTAGCGAGTTCTAAATATCTATTAGTGGAATTTGATGTTAGAAGAAACATGAACCATAACGATTATGCAGAAGATTATCTATATGAATTAAAAGTTAGAGGATATCGACCAATCATTGCACATGTAGAGCGTTATTTTCCTAAAGGCATTGATTTAGACAGAGTACAGTCTTGGATTGAATTAGGATGTTATATACAAGTTAATCGAACAAGTCTATTAGGAACACATGGAGATATTTGTAGAAAGAATGCAGAGAAGTTGTTAAAAGAAGGAATGGTTCATGTGATAGCGAGTGATACACACAGAAGTGAAGGTCATCGTATTGCGAAACTCTCTGATATTTATTCGTTAATTGAAAAAGAATATGGAAAAGAAAATGCAATCCTTTTATTACAAGAAAATCCAGCACATATTATTCAAAATGAAACCTTAGAAGAAATGGAAGTCATAAAGAAAAGATCTATCTTCGATAGATTAAGAAAGAAAGGAAGATAG
- a CDS encoding CpsD/CapB family tyrosine-protein kinase, with translation MERKLAPKRHDKRKKKTVKQSQFDFSEVYRQLRTNIEYSQFEGDIQVVNLTSTNPAEGKSSVASNLATVSIAKYHNVLLMDCDLRKPVQHKIFNVSNKVGLSNLMKNFDSFDVNDDTYFQKFKDNTSDGKLYLLTSGMKVPNPLELLSSEKFKHLIEKLRTRFDFIVIDCPPVDAVADAIPVSTVTDGTIYVVSAKETNKNDAKAAITQLQRNGANILGTVLTKVEAEAKHYYGYYYNSES, from the coding sequence ATGGAAAGAAAACTTGCGCCAAAGCGACATGATAAGAGAAAGAAGAAAACAGTCAAACAATCGCAGTTTGATTTTTCAGAAGTATATCGACAGTTAAGGACGAATATAGAATATTCCCAATTTGAGGGAGATATTCAAGTTGTGAATCTAACAAGTACGAATCCAGCGGAAGGAAAAAGCTCTGTAGCATCAAATTTAGCGACAGTCAGTATTGCAAAATATCACAATGTTTTGTTAATGGATTGTGATTTAAGAAAACCAGTACAACATAAGATATTCAATGTTTCAAATAAAGTAGGATTAAGTAATCTAATGAAGAACTTTGATAGTTTTGATGTAAATGACGATACATATTTTCAGAAGTTCAAGGATAACACAAGTGATGGAAAACTATATCTACTAACAAGTGGAATGAAAGTACCTAATCCATTGGAACTTTTATCAAGTGAGAAATTCAAGCATTTAATTGAAAAACTAAGAACAAGATTTGATTTCATCGTGATCGATTGTCCACCAGTTGACGCAGTAGCAGATGCTATTCCGGTTAGTACCGTAACTGATGGAACGATTTATGTTGTTTCTGCGAAAGAAACGAACAAGAATGATGCGAAAGCAGCTATCACACAACTTCAAAGAAATGGTGCCAATATCTTAGGAACTGTACTTACGAAAGTAGAAGCAGAAGCAAAACACTATTATGGTTATTACTATAATAGCGAGTCTTAA